From Micromonospora carbonacea:
TGATCGGGGCCACCGCCGCCGACGGGGTGGTCGACCCGTACCACCGGGTGCACGGGCACCCGGGGCTGCACGTGGTGGACGGGGCGGCCGTGTCGGCGAACCTGGGCGTGAACCCGTCGCTGACCATCACCGCGCAGGCGGAACGGGCGATGTCGTTCTGGCCCAACCGGGGCGAGGCGGACCCCCGGCCGCCGCTGGGGGAGGCGTACCGGCGGGTGGCGGCGGTGCCGCCGGTGCGTCCGGCCGTGCCGGCGGACGCACCCGGCGCGCTCCGCTGGTAAGGAAGGGCCCCTTGTTAACGCCTACGGTAGAGAAGGGTCCCCTTCTCACCACTTCACCCGCAGGCGCGCGGGGCCGCGTCGGGCGTGCGCCGGGGTCCGCGCGGGGCTGGGGGTGACTGTCGGTAGGCTTCGTGCCCATGAGCACGCCTCGCCCCGTCCTCGTGGTGGACTTCGGAGCCCAGTACGCCCAGCTCATCGCGCGCCGGGTGCGCGAGGCGCGGGTCTACTCGGAGATCGTGCCGCACTCGATGCCGGTGGCGGAGATGCTGGCGAGGGACCCGGCCGCGATCATCCTGTCCGGCGGCCCGGCCAGCGTCTACGCGCCCGACGCCCCGCAGGTCGACGCGGGGGTGTTCGAGGCGGGCGTGCCGGTCTTCGGCATCTGCTACGGCTTCCAGGCGATGGCCCAGGCCCTCGGCGGCACGGTCGCGCGCACCGGCAACCGCGAGTACGGCGGCACCCCGCTGCGCCCCCGCCTCACCGAGCCCGGGGTGCTGCTGCGCGACCTGCCGGCCGACCTGCCGGTCTGGATGAGCCACGGCGACTGCGTGACCGAGGCCCCGGCGGGCTTCGCGGTGACGGCCGAGTCGGCCGGCGCCCCGGTCGCCGCGTTCGAGGACCTGGCCGGTCGCCGCGCGGGCGTGCAGTTCCACCCGGAGGTGGGGCACACCGCGCACGGCCAGGAGATGCTCACCCGGTTCCTCTACGACATCGCCGGCATCGAGCCGACCTGGACGCCCGAGAACATCATCGACGAGCAGGTGGCCCGCATCCGCGCCCAGGTGGGCGACAAGGAGGTCATCTGCGGCCTGTCCGGCGGGGTCGACTCGGCCGTCGCCGCCGCGCTGGTGCACCGGGCCGTCGGCGACCAGCTCACCTGCGTCTTCGTCGACCACGGCCTGCTGCGGGCGGGCGAGGCCGAGCAGGTGGAGAAGGACTACGTCGCCGCCACCGGCATCAAGCTGAAGGTGGTCGACGCGGCCGACCGGTTCCTCGGCGCGCTGGCCGGGGTGACCGATCCGGAGCAGAAGCGCAAGATCATCGGTCGGGAGTTCATCCGGGTCTTCGAGGCCGCCGCCCGGGAGGTCGCCGCGCACGGCGACGTCGAGTTCCTGGTGCAGGGCACCCTCTACCCGGACGTGGTGGAGTCCGGCGGCGGCACCGGCACCGCCAACATCAAGAGCCACCACAACGTCGGCGGCCTGCCGGAGGACCTGAAGTTCGCCCTGGTCGAGCCGCTGCGCACGCTGTTCAAGGACGAGGTGCGCACGCTGGGCCTCCAGCTGGGCCTGCCCGAGGCGATGGTCTGGCGGCACCCGTTCCCGGGGCCGGGCCTGGCCATCCGGATCATCGGGGCGGTCGACCGGGAGCGGCTGGACCTGCTGCGCCAGGCCGACCTGATCGCCCGCGAGGAGCTGACCGCCGCCGGCCTGGACCGGGGCGTGTGGCAGTTCCCCGTGGTGCTCCTGGCCGACGTGCGCAGCGTCGGCGTGCAGGGCGACGGGCGCAGCTACGGGCATCCCGTGGTGCTGCGCCCGGTCTCCAGCGAGGACGCGATGACCGCCGACTGGTCCCGGCTGCCCTACGAGGTGGTGGCCAGGATCTCCACCCGGATCACCAACGAGGTGGCCGAGGTGAACCGGGTGGTCCTGGACGTGACCAGCAAGCCGCCGGGCACCATCGAGTGGGAGTGACCCCCGCCCGCCGGCTCAGCCGCCGGTCGGCGACGCGGGGTCCGTCGGGTGCGGCCAGGCCGGGGCGTCGGCCGGCTCCTCGGGCATCAGGAACCACATGATCGGGTACGCGAGCGCGGCCACCCCGGCGGTGGCGAGCGTCGCGACGGCGAAGAGCACCCGGGCTAGGGTGGGGTCGACGGCGAAGTAGCGGCCGAGGCCGCTGGCCACCCCGGCGACCATCCGGTCCGTGGTGGGTCGGCGGAGTTGCTTGTACGGTGCCTGGTGCGGTGTCGAGGTCATGCCTCCACGTTCCGCGCCGGAGGGCCCGCCGGCCTCGGTGACGGCCCGGATCATTACCCTGACCGATCCCTGATGATCAAGTATTCAGTCAGGAATCTGACTCTTTTCAATGCAGGTAACGAGGGACGGGGAGAATTTGGCCCCGTGACCACCATGCTGGAGCCGCTCCGCAGGATCGCGGCATACGCAGTCTGTGCTGACTCAGTCGGCCGAGTGTTGCTGGTCCGCGCATCGGAGCGCTCCGGCACCCCCGGCACGTGGTCCCTCCCCGGCGGGGCGGTCGACCACGGCGAGGACCCGAACCACACCGTCGTCCGCGAGACCGCCGCCGAGACCGGGCTCTCGGTCGCCGTCTCCGGCCTCGACGACGTGCTGGCCGACATGCGGGCCCTGCCCGAGCGCGGCATCACCATCCACACCGACCGGCTCATCTACCGGGTGTCGGTGCGGGGCGGCACGCTCACCGACCGGGTCGACCGCCCCACCGACCTGGCCCGCTGGGTCACTCCCACCGAGGCGCGCGAGCTGCCGCTGCGCTCGTTCACCGCGCGGGCCC
This genomic window contains:
- the guaA gene encoding glutamine-hydrolyzing GMP synthase encodes the protein MSTPRPVLVVDFGAQYAQLIARRVREARVYSEIVPHSMPVAEMLARDPAAIILSGGPASVYAPDAPQVDAGVFEAGVPVFGICYGFQAMAQALGGTVARTGNREYGGTPLRPRLTEPGVLLRDLPADLPVWMSHGDCVTEAPAGFAVTAESAGAPVAAFEDLAGRRAGVQFHPEVGHTAHGQEMLTRFLYDIAGIEPTWTPENIIDEQVARIRAQVGDKEVICGLSGGVDSAVAAALVHRAVGDQLTCVFVDHGLLRAGEAEQVEKDYVAATGIKLKVVDAADRFLGALAGVTDPEQKRKIIGREFIRVFEAAAREVAAHGDVEFLVQGTLYPDVVESGGGTGTANIKSHHNVGGLPEDLKFALVEPLRTLFKDEVRTLGLQLGLPEAMVWRHPFPGPGLAIRIIGAVDRERLDLLRQADLIAREELTAAGLDRGVWQFPVVLLADVRSVGVQGDGRSYGHPVVLRPVSSEDAMTADWSRLPYEVVARISTRITNEVAEVNRVVLDVTSKPPGTIEWE
- a CDS encoding PspC domain-containing protein → MTSTPHQAPYKQLRRPTTDRMVAGVASGLGRYFAVDPTLARVLFAVATLATAGVAALAYPIMWFLMPEEPADAPAWPHPTDPASPTGG